Proteins co-encoded in one Brassica oleracea var. oleracea cultivar TO1000 chromosome C4, BOL, whole genome shotgun sequence genomic window:
- the LOC106338045 gene encoding gibberellin 2-beta-dioxygenase 3-like, protein MVVLLQPVTFNSEVYVNPKCKPSPVPVPVIDLTGPDAKTQIVKACEDLGFFKVVNHRVRPDLLTQLEEEANKFFALPLSLKEKAGPPDPFGYGSKRIGRSSDMGWLEYILLNTNHHLSSTKTTAVFQQTHAIFREAVEEYMDEMKRMACKVLEMVEEELSIEPKEKLSKLVKVKESDSCLRMNHYPEKQETPAKEEIGFGEHTDPQLISVLRSNDTEGLQICLKDGSWVAVPPDHSSFFIIVGDTLQVMTNGRFKSVKHRVLTNTKRSRLSMIYFAGPPLTEKIAPMSCLVPKQEDRLYKELTWSQYKSHCYETKLGDYRLGLFEKQLPFSLSNG, encoded by the exons ATGGTAGTTTTGTTACAGCCAGTCACTTTTAATAGCGAAGTCTATGTTAACCCAAAATGCAAACCAAGTCCGGTCCCAGTCCCGGTTATAGACTTAACCGGCCCAGATGCCAAAACCCAAATCGTGAAGGCTTGCGAGGACTTGGGGTTCTTCAAAGTGGTCAACCACCGAGTGCGACCCGATCTTTTAACCCAGTTGGAGGAAGAGGCCAACAAGTTCTTTGCTCTGCCTCTGTCTCTCAAAGAAAAAGCGGGTCCACCCGACCCATTCGGATACGGTAGTAAACGGATCGGACGCAGTAGTGACATGGGCTGGTTAGAGTATATTCTCCTCAACACTAATCATCATCTCTCGTCTACCAAAACCACCGCCGTTTTCCAGCAAACCCATGCAATTTTCAG AGAGGCGGTGGAAGAGTACATGGATGAGATGAAGAGAATGGCTTGCAAGGTTCTGGAGATGGTAGAAGAAGAGCTAAGTATAGAGCCAAAGGAGAAGCTGAGCAAACTGGTGAAGGTGAAAGAGAGTGATTCGTGTCTGAGGATGAACCATTACCCGGAGAAGCAAGAGACTCCGGCCAAGGAAGAGATTGGGTTCGGTGAGCACACGGATCCACAGTTAATATCGGTGCTCAGATCAAACGACACTGAGGGTTTACAGATTTGTTTGAAAGATGGGAGTTGGGTCGCTGTCCCACCTGATCACTCCTCTTTCTTCATTATTGTCGGAGATACTCTTCAG GTGATGACTAACGGGAGATTCAAGAGTGTAAAACACAGAGTGCTGACGAATACAAAGAGATCCAGGTTATCGATGATCTACTTCGCAGGTCCTCCGTTGACCGAGAAGATTGCACCAATGTCATGCCTTGTCCCAAAGCAAGAGGATCGGCTTTATAAGGAGCTCACTTGGTCTCAATACAAGTCACATTGTTACGAAACTAAGCTTGGTGATTATAGACTTGGTCTCTTTGAGAAACAACTTCCATTTTCTCTATCCAATGGTTAA